Proteins from a single region of Elusimicrobiota bacterium:
- a CDS encoding glycosyltransferase family 39 protein, with product MNITRIFSIRVCLPCLLLAALFLYVFYLPRYYVGCFNDDAYYIIGAKSLWLGRYADLSAPAMPVFNKFGIGYPLFLAPFVKLFAPHWNWLKWVSVGLSLASLLVFSRLACLFLTPGAAAVALALLAFNPVFSIYSGAVMTEPLFILLVLNTFLLLERVLNGSAGKGGVLLGLILGWACLTRPVGALLVFSVAVTLFLAKKWRPLILSSGISLGIWGAQSLRNYFLTRTSSAYFSFWRDLLPYLSNFKNLSENAIRVIHTFLVDGLLGIRLPYEPWAVILSLGLACLCLGIAIRGLFRALAPDFPRRHLAFSIGLFCLTYLILHVLWTAITPRFVLPILPFLILFAVRALLGQQEARSQRWRLFLSAGLCLSLFGTYTYRHAWELGAICAGVRPADLTFPVKALEWLKSNTAQDAVILGKSPLIYLETGRKGIFSLPVGDADEFRYRLLRSGVTHVLFQPSQILEVYGAKKNNEGKMWRQTYFWPLRWTAAFRPVFSDKEEQTEIFEVVQSSAFRRAFEHYRMAGVWFSRGFPEKGDEQLKMALRTDPTLACAWNVAGAISLGKKNIKAAEAQLTRAINLRPCFPSALFHMALVKILQGDRKAAGFYFERSKAAGLALEETEWVEYLESRRLSLGIVNGS from the coding sequence ATGAACATCACTCGCATCTTCTCTATCCGTGTTTGCCTCCCGTGCCTCCTCTTAGCGGCGCTGTTCCTCTACGTCTTTTATCTACCGCGGTACTACGTTGGTTGCTTTAACGATGACGCATACTATATTATCGGCGCCAAATCGCTTTGGTTGGGCCGCTACGCTGATCTCTCGGCCCCGGCGATGCCCGTGTTTAACAAGTTTGGGATCGGTTATCCTCTGTTCCTGGCCCCGTTCGTGAAGTTATTCGCCCCCCATTGGAATTGGCTCAAGTGGGTCTCGGTCGGGTTATCGCTGGCGTCCCTGCTTGTCTTCAGCAGGCTGGCTTGTCTTTTTTTAACGCCCGGCGCCGCCGCCGTCGCGCTGGCGCTGCTGGCGTTCAATCCCGTCTTTTCGATCTACTCGGGAGCGGTGATGACGGAACCCTTATTTATCCTTTTGGTCTTAAACACATTCCTGCTTCTGGAGCGGGTTTTAAACGGTTCCGCAGGCAAAGGCGGAGTATTATTAGGACTTATTCTGGGCTGGGCTTGCCTGACCCGCCCGGTGGGTGCCCTTCTGGTTTTTTCCGTGGCGGTCACACTGTTCCTTGCAAAAAAATGGCGGCCTCTTATACTATCATCCGGGATCTCGCTGGGGATCTGGGGCGCGCAAAGTCTCCGTAATTATTTTCTTACCAGGACCTCCAGCGCGTATTTTTCATTCTGGCGGGATTTATTGCCGTATCTCTCCAATTTCAAAAATCTGTCCGAGAACGCCATCAGAGTAATCCATACCTTTCTGGTCGACGGGCTATTGGGGATCCGTCTCCCATACGAACCCTGGGCGGTTATCCTGAGTTTAGGCTTAGCGTGCCTGTGTCTTGGAATTGCTATCCGGGGATTGTTTCGAGCGCTGGCCCCGGATTTTCCCCGCCGCCATTTGGCTTTCAGCATCGGGCTTTTCTGTTTAACTTATCTGATTTTACACGTGCTCTGGACCGCGATCACGCCGCGATTTGTTTTGCCGATCCTCCCTTTTTTAATTCTGTTCGCGGTCAGGGCGCTTTTAGGACAGCAGGAAGCGCGATCGCAGCGGTGGCGGCTGTTTCTTAGCGCGGGCCTTTGTCTTTCTCTTTTTGGGACTTATACGTACCGTCATGCGTGGGAACTAGGGGCGATTTGCGCGGGCGTCCGCCCGGCGGACCTGACATTCCCCGTGAAAGCTTTGGAATGGCTTAAGTCAAATACCGCGCAGGATGCCGTAATTCTCGGCAAATCTCCGCTTATTTATCTGGAAACCGGCCGCAAAGGAATTTTCTCGCTGCCGGTTGGCGATGCCGATGAGTTCCGGTACCGGCTATTGAGGTCGGGCGTTACGCATGTGCTTTTTCAGCCTTCTCAGATCCTTGAGGTTTACGGGGCGAAAAAAAACAATGAAGGGAAAATGTGGCGGCAGACCTACTTTTGGCCGCTCCGGTGGACGGCCGCTTTCCGCCCGGTTTTCAGCGATAAAGAAGAGCAGACGGAAATTTTCGAGGTTGTGCAAAGCAGCGCGTTCCGGCGCGCCTTTGAGCATTACCGGATGGCGGGCGTATGGTTTTCCCGGGGCTTCCCGGAAAAAGGGGATGAACAGCTGAAAATGGCGTTGCGGACCGACCCCACCCTTGCCTGCGCCTGGAATGTCGCCGGCGCAATATCACTTGGCAAAAAAAACATCAAGGCGGCTGAAGCGCAGCTTACCCGGGCTATTAATTTAAGGCCCTGTTTTCCGTCGGCTTTATTCCATATGGCCCTGGTTAAGATCCTCCAGGGAGACAGGAAGGCAGCAGGATTTTATTTTGAAAGATCAAAGGCGGCCGGACTGGCGTTGGAGGAAACGGAATGGGTGGAATATTTAGAGAGCCGGCGTCTTTCCCTGGGCATAGTGAATGGTTCTTGA
- a CDS encoding GTP-binding protein → MAKAKFDRKKPHVNVGTIGHVDHGKTTLTAAITKVLAKSGASKEMS, encoded by the coding sequence ATGGCAAAAGCAAAGTTTGACAGAAAAAAACCGCATGTGAACGTGGGCACGATAGGCCACGTGGACCACGGTAAAACCACGCTTACGGCGGCCATCACGAAGGTGCTGGCCAAATCCGGCGCTTCCAAAGAGATGTCGTA